A single genomic interval of uncultured Desulfobacter sp. harbors:
- a CDS encoding tRNA pseudouridine(38-40) synthase TruA — translation MAQEKLHHYLIHIQYLGFRYHGWQKQSGVKTIEAMIEKTLGFILEKSGFRILGTSRTDSKVSANQSAFMLFVHDALDMEVLQSKLNINLPNDIRVTGVEEKSRTFNIIRSPKLKEYLYLFAFGCKSHPFCAAMMHTVPEDLDIELMKQGARLFEGQHHFGSYCTKPGPKTCLERDIRVCRIEENTEFQASFFPEKSWLLRIQASGFLRYQVRLIMGQLFKLGKKDIDLNRIKQSLSGCQALPLKEIAPGSGLILNKIIFQRD, via the coding sequence ATGGCACAGGAAAAATTACACCATTATCTGATTCATATCCAGTATCTGGGTTTCCGGTACCATGGCTGGCAGAAGCAGTCAGGCGTAAAAACCATTGAAGCCATGATTGAAAAAACGCTTGGCTTTATCCTGGAAAAATCCGGGTTCAGGATTTTGGGCACCAGCCGGACCGATTCAAAAGTCTCGGCTAATCAGTCAGCATTCATGCTTTTTGTCCATGATGCATTGGATATGGAAGTACTGCAGTCAAAATTAAATATAAACCTGCCCAATGATATCCGTGTGACAGGCGTGGAAGAAAAATCCAGAACTTTTAATATTATCCGTTCTCCCAAATTAAAAGAATATCTTTACCTGTTCGCATTTGGATGCAAAAGCCATCCATTCTGTGCGGCCATGATGCATACGGTTCCAGAAGATCTTGATATTGAATTGATGAAACAGGGTGCCAGGCTGTTTGAAGGGCAGCATCATTTTGGTTCATATTGCACCAAACCCGGCCCGAAAACCTGCCTTGAACGTGACATCCGTGTCTGCCGGATTGAAGAAAACACTGAATTCCAGGCCAGTTTTTTTCCGGAAAAAAGCTGGCTGCTCAGGATTCAGGCATCTGGTTTTTTAAGATACCAGGTCCGTTTAATCATGGGCCAGTTGTTTAAACTCGGGAAAAAAGATATCGATCTAAACCGCATTAAACAATCCCTTTCAGGCTGCCAGGCCTTGCCATTGAAAGAAATTGCGCCCGGGTCAGGCCTGATTTTAAATAAAATAATATTTCAGAGGGATTGA
- a CDS encoding YaiI/YqxD family protein, giving the protein MKIWVDADACPGVIKNILFKAADRTRVELTMVANHPMKIPQRNYITFLRVSTGFDEADNRILELLDAGDLVITADIPLAAQVLEKEGYALNPRGHLYSNKSIQEQLRMRAFKESLRDSGVDTGGPAPMNQKNTSKFANHLNKWLSDI; this is encoded by the coding sequence ATGAAAATATGGGTGGATGCCGATGCATGCCCAGGGGTGATTAAAAATATTTTGTTCAAGGCAGCCGATCGGACCCGTGTGGAGTTAACTATGGTTGCTAATCATCCCATGAAAATACCCCAGCGAAACTATATCACATTTCTCCGGGTCTCCACTGGGTTTGACGAGGCCGATAACAGGATTCTTGAGTTACTTGATGCGGGTGATTTGGTGATTACTGCTGATATACCGTTGGCAGCTCAAGTTTTGGAAAAGGAGGGTTATGCCCTTAATCCCAGAGGGCATCTTTATTCCAATAAGTCAATTCAGGAGCAGCTGAGAATGAGGGCGTTCAAGGAAAGTTTAAGGGATAGTGGCGTTGATACCGGCGGGCCGGCGCCGATGAATCAAAAGAATACGAGTAAGTTTGCCAACCACTTAAACAAGTGGCTATCCGATATTTAA
- a CDS encoding DUF1456 family protein, translating to MNKNDVLRRIRYIFDFSDSDMISIFGQAGHEVSRGQVSDWLKKENDPACKNCTDTELAVFLNGLINHKRGKKEGAQPVPEQVLNNNAILKKLKIAVNFKTEDMIRVLTLAGLQISKHELSAFFRKPGHKHYRECKNQMLRNFLKGLQLELRPGTDNEHVTPWDNSRLP from the coding sequence ATGAATAAAAATGATGTGTTACGCAGGATTCGATATATCTTTGATTTCAGTGATTCAGATATGATCTCTATTTTTGGACAAGCCGGGCATGAGGTGTCTCGGGGCCAGGTCAGTGACTGGCTGAAAAAAGAGAATGATCCCGCTTGTAAAAATTGCACGGATACAGAGCTGGCTGTCTTTTTGAATGGATTGATCAATCATAAACGGGGAAAAAAAGAAGGCGCGCAACCTGTGCCTGAACAGGTATTAAATAATAACGCTATTTTAAAGAAGCTGAAGATTGCTGTAAACTTCAAGACAGAGGATATGATCAGGGTTTTAACCCTGGCGGGTTTGCAAATCAGCAAACATGAATTAAGCGCTTTTTTCCGGAAACCCGGGCATAAGCATTACAGAGAATGCAAAAACCAGATGTTGCGTAATTTTTTAAAAGGACTTCAGCTTGAGTTAAGGCCTGGAACAGATAATGAGCATGTAACTCCCTGGGACAACTCGCGATTACCATGA
- a CDS encoding PaaI family thioesterase: MKKYPFLEEIGLEVLYEKDGGSELALDLTEKHSTSWGSMHGGVTMTLLDVCMARAARSADPEESGAATIELKVSFFQPGGRIGQRVTAKGRLLHNSGRMFFCEGEVWNDEKLVAKALGTFKIFHTAKPSKS; the protein is encoded by the coding sequence ATGAAAAAATATCCTTTTTTGGAAGAAATCGGTCTTGAAGTTCTTTATGAAAAAGACGGTGGATCGGAATTGGCACTTGATTTAACAGAAAAACACAGTACCTCCTGGGGATCCATGCACGGTGGTGTGACAATGACATTGTTGGATGTCTGTATGGCACGTGCTGCACGCTCAGCGGATCCGGAAGAGAGCGGGGCTGCGACCATTGAGTTGAAAGTCAGTTTTTTTCAACCCGGTGGCCGGATTGGTCAACGTGTGACCGCAAAAGGCCGTCTTTTACATAACTCAGGGCGGATGTTCTTCTGTGAAGGGGAGGTTTGGAATGATGAAAAACTAGTTGCCAAGGCGTTAGGTACTTTCAAAATCTTCCATACTGCAAAGCCGTCTAAGAGCTGA
- a CDS encoding double-cubane-cluster-containing anaerobic reductase — translation MKAQLLKKLQQITEQNLIDIETHKEKGNQAIGFYCLYAPTELAVAANAIPLPLCGTRQDPIEAAEEVLPRNLCPLIKSSYGFAASHTCPFFKFSDLIVADTTCDGKKKMFELMNEIKPVHVLQLPQQQKIDLFLAPWKKEIEQLKQEVENLTGKTITSQDISDAIRLLNRERRALKRLMDVTKANPSPLTGMELLEVLFKTGFFADKEKGIAIMNEISDVCETLSLNNQTPYTPGTPRILLTGVPIGLGSDKIVNILEESGASVVAFENCSGYKKAFQVDENKDPITALAEQYLSIPCSVMSPNPGRFELLEEMISEFSIDGVVDLTWQACHTYNIEAHKIQEFVSDRFSLPYLHIETDYSESDTEQLRVRIEAFIEMI, via the coding sequence ATGAAAGCCCAATTGCTTAAAAAACTGCAACAGATCACGGAACAAAATCTGATCGATATTGAAACCCATAAGGAGAAAGGTAATCAGGCGATCGGATTTTATTGTCTATATGCGCCGACCGAACTGGCCGTAGCCGCCAATGCCATCCCGCTGCCGTTATGCGGTACACGCCAGGACCCCATTGAGGCGGCTGAGGAAGTCCTTCCCAGAAACCTGTGCCCCCTGATTAAAAGCAGCTATGGGTTTGCAGCGTCACATACCTGCCCGTTTTTTAAATTTTCAGACCTGATAGTTGCAGACACAACGTGTGACGGTAAAAAGAAAATGTTTGAGCTGATGAATGAAATAAAGCCGGTTCATGTGCTCCAGTTACCTCAGCAGCAGAAGATTGATCTTTTTTTAGCCCCTTGGAAAAAGGAAATTGAGCAGCTGAAACAAGAGGTGGAAAACCTGACCGGAAAAACCATTACATCCCAGGATATCAGTGACGCAATTAGATTGCTGAACCGTGAGAGAAGAGCCCTGAAAAGATTGATGGATGTAACCAAAGCGAACCCTTCCCCCCTGACCGGAATGGAACTGCTGGAGGTTCTGTTTAAAACCGGTTTTTTTGCCGACAAGGAAAAGGGCATTGCCATCATGAACGAGATTTCAGATGTTTGTGAAACCCTGAGTCTAAATAATCAAACCCCATATACTCCCGGCACACCAAGGATCCTTTTGACCGGAGTACCCATTGGTTTAGGGTCGGACAAAATAGTCAATATATTAGAGGAGTCAGGTGCCAGTGTTGTGGCATTTGAAAATTGCAGCGGTTATAAAAAAGCGTTTCAGGTGGATGAAAATAAAGATCCGATTACAGCACTGGCAGAGCAATATCTTTCCATCCCCTGTTCTGTCATGAGTCCCAATCCCGGCCGGTTTGAATTATTGGAAGAGATGATCTCGGAATTCTCCATCGACGGTGTGGTGGATCTGACCTGGCAAGCTTGCCATACCTATAATATAGAGGCACACAAAATCCAAGAATTCGTATCCGACCGGTTTTCGCTTCCTTACCTGCATATTGAGACAGATTACTCAGAGTCAGACACAGAACAGCTTCGGGTCAGAATCGAAGCATTTATTGAAATGATATAA
- a CDS encoding RNase H family protein has protein sequence MTILRLFTDGSVNPKSNVGYGAYLAVLREMPYSESFKADVKVKKFEHTSSAKLELQALIWALTSIQKPVGTIIVYTDSQNIIGLKARRKQLEINDYLSKKNKPIKNSALYKEFFYLSEQLDCEFKKVKGHKPSRLKNEAERFFTLVDKASRRALRKY, from the coding sequence ATGACAATCTTACGGCTATTCACCGATGGCAGTGTGAATCCCAAATCAAACGTCGGATATGGGGCATACCTTGCTGTGTTGCGAGAGATGCCGTATTCAGAATCCTTTAAAGCAGATGTTAAGGTAAAAAAATTTGAACACACCAGCTCAGCCAAACTGGAACTCCAGGCCTTGATCTGGGCATTGACTTCAATTCAAAAACCTGTCGGCACAATCATTGTGTATACGGATTCCCAGAACATTATCGGGCTTAAGGCAAGGCGTAAACAACTTGAGATAAATGATTATTTATCGAAGAAGAATAAGCCCATTAAAAACAGTGCTCTGTATAAAGAATTCTTCTATTTATCAGAGCAACTGGATTGTGAATTCAAAAAAGTCAAAGGCCATAAGCCATCCCGGTTGAAAAATGAGGCAGAGCGTTTTTTTACATTGGTAGACAAAGCATCAAGAAGAGC
- a CDS encoding AEC family transporter translates to MASFISLFINLLPLYALIAAGYFAGRTFKVDSRTMASLSIYFFLPVVIFGFVSNMEFKPSYIMLPAFLYVANTITALSFYALGKRIYKKDSRANLMALCSAMGNAGYFGLPLVLLFFDADKVAIYVFMLLGLSVFEATIGYYIAARGNFSVRDSLIKLFKFPSIYAIATALIVNAMDMELPEMFWTYWTHVKGCYVITGMMIIGVVLGSMKALVFDLKLTVLVFIGKFLAIPLLGGLFIWFDSVVLHMFTTDIYHLIVLISIVPSAANVVAFSAQLNVQPEKAATTVLLGTIFALFYIPAVVWLIGM, encoded by the coding sequence ATGGCTTCTTTTATCTCATTATTTATCAACTTGTTACCTCTTTATGCCCTTATCGCAGCCGGATATTTCGCTGGACGCACTTTTAAAGTAGATAGCCGAACTATGGCTTCTCTATCCATTTACTTTTTCCTTCCCGTTGTCATATTTGGCTTTGTCTCCAACATGGAGTTCAAACCGTCATATATTATGTTACCGGCCTTCCTTTATGTCGCTAACACAATAACCGCCTTGAGCTTTTACGCCCTGGGCAAGCGCATATACAAAAAAGACAGCAGGGCTAACTTAATGGCTCTTTGTTCTGCGATGGGCAATGCCGGTTATTTTGGTTTGCCTTTGGTTCTCCTGTTTTTTGATGCGGATAAGGTGGCAATTTATGTTTTTATGCTGCTGGGACTGTCCGTTTTCGAGGCAACAATAGGCTATTATATTGCTGCCAGAGGCAATTTCAGTGTACGGGATAGCTTAATAAAGCTGTTCAAATTCCCTTCTATCTATGCCATAGCAACAGCCCTTATCGTCAATGCAATGGATATGGAACTTCCAGAAATGTTTTGGACATATTGGACGCATGTTAAAGGATGTTATGTCATAACAGGCATGATGATTATAGGCGTTGTGCTAGGGAGCATGAAAGCCCTCGTCTTTGACCTGAAGCTCACAGTTCTGGTCTTTATTGGAAAATTTTTAGCAATACCATTATTAGGAGGTCTGTTTATTTGGTTCGATAGCGTGGTATTACACATGTTCACAACAGATATTTACCACCTGATCGTGCTAATATCCATTGTCCCATCAGCCGCAAATGTCGTTGCATTTTCCGCACAGCTTAACGTACAACCCGAAAAAGCTGCAACAACAGTGCTCTTGGGCACAATTTTTGCTTTGTTTTACATCCCCGCTGTAGTATGGTTGATAGGGATGTAA